cataatgtatATAGGTGCCATTCCTATattcgatatttaaaaaaaaccggttaccatacattatggtaaccattcttataatattttgtaattgttactataaatttttctccggATATAActcttattgatttttttactagaaatataaataatgattagACTCACATATTGCGGAGCAGAATCATCCAATGATACAATATCATTGTTGGCCTCTACTTCTTGATCCAACCGGGCTTGAGAAGGTGCCGTTGGCTGCAgatgagtaaaaaataaaaaaaataatattaataaatttttttcgagcatCTAACCATAAGAAGAGTTCATTATTAAGTTATATTTACCTCATTATCCAAATTATCTTCTATTCCATCAAATTTCAAAAGCATAGCAAGATAATGCTTCGTCTTTACTtgctgaaaataattaaaaaattttcagttaaataaaataaaatataaaaatctagGGTCTGCAAATAATTGTGTCCAACTAAAATAAGtggtcaaatttaaattagctAACGCTCCAACTacacttttgaaaattcacgGAGCGAGCGCGGATTAAATCGGGAGTAAATGTGAAGCGAATGActgcttatttatttaatcttctCGGAGTGTacgagaattaaaataaaatccagattaCTTCGAAATCACTCTGCTGAAAAGAAAACTTATTCATCGGTATGCAAAGTGATTCTGTTTTAAGACTCTAGAACTCCGAGTAACGGAGcgaatttggatttaaaatcCACAATCACTCCGACTTCACTcccacactgtaaaaagagcggtgttaaaaatggattcattttaactccgcccggtgttaaaattaaattacactgtaaaaaatcaccggggtaagtccaagcggcgtaggtgttaaaatcggtgGTGTTCAATTTCAACACcaaaagcggtgtgaaaataacaccgctaccggtgtaaatattctgtaccggtgtctaaataacgccgctgccggtgtagatattactccgcttttacatcGGTTAAACACCGCCGAATCacgcctcctacaccggtgtaatttcattttaacaccgggcaaAGTttaaatgagtccatttttaacaccgctctttttacagtatagctttgagaagcttataaaacgcaaaaaatatcttgacacacacacacgcactcgACACGCGTAAACACACATACACTCAAACTCACGAACGCACATAATACGCACATAGATATACACactagggtgatccaaaaaataacaaacttttttttttttcttccaaacaggttcaaaagtttcatttagataaaaaaagacgcctgtgaaaattagagctcttaatattaacattaagaggttcctcatcgcacttttctattttccataagaataacatgggaaaaattttttttacgtcttctgatttttataagtagctaacgatgcgtcataggaataattggcaggcatatttttgtagggaattgaatgctctacaaaaaaagattcttatcattttttgaggaatctatttgtttaaaagttatttgaggttgaagtcgaattcatattaaatcttgagattttctacttttccggtgaaactatcagacttattacaaaatatcatcagaccttttttgtagacaattttattccctaaaagttattttgaataaagttttttcgaattccgcattgctttctagttatttttattttaatgtcaagctcttaaaatcgatcagaagactatttttttatgagcatcacattaaaataaaaataactagaaaacaatgcggaattcgaaaaaactttattcaaaataacttttagggaataaaattgtctacaaaaaaggtccaatggtattttgtaataagtctgatagtttcgccggaaaagtagaaaatctcaaaatttaatatgaattcgtcttcaacctcaaataacttttaaacaaatagattcctcaaaaaatgataagaatctttttttgtagagcattcaattccctacaaaaatatgcctgccaattattcctatgacgcatcgttagctacttataaaaatcagaagacgtaaaaaaaatttttcccatgttattcttatggaaaatagaaaagtgcgatgaggaacctcttaatgttaatattaagagctctaattttcacaggcgcctttttttatctaaataaaacttttgaacctgtttggaagaaaaaaaaaaaatttgttattttttggatcaccctaatacaCACATTccaaaagtaaaatattttaacaccggtaaagaatatttacaccggcggcgacgttattttcacaccgctttcggtgttgaaatttaacaccgccaattttaacacctacaccgcttggactaaccccggtgattttttacagtgcagttTTTTACAGTATAGTCGCACACCTCTTAAGTGAattcacaaaataaatgacttaattattatttgaataaaataaattaccgcTGCTTTTGCTCTGAGTAAATTAATACCCAATAGAGTAATTCCACATCCCATCCATATTAGCCAGGTTCCATAAAGTACCATTTCCAGAGTCTCAAGTCGTTTTACTCCCAACACTGAATTCCTCATTTCATATACCATAAATGTGCCCATGAAACCCATATAAGATAGGGTGAAAAAAACAggaagtaaataaaacataagtATGTTCTCACACATTACAGATATCTCAATATAAGCTCGTTTCACATTATTAACTTCACGGTTAACTGATCCACGGCCAAATGTTATTTTAGAAACACGATCTTTGCTGAATTCATCACCATCCTTAATGTTACCCATTTTCATAATTGTTACTTTTACTGTTTCAATACgtcttattaataaatctagtgTCATTATGCCCTGTATCATCATCCAATTATAGGCAATACTCGGCATGCCGAGCATTAGTAACATCAAAAATCTTTGTAGCATTATATTAATTGAAACTAAAGCGATGaacgtaattaaattaattatgaaaataaaataagcaaAATAACTATTTCTCAACTTGtaaatagaatttttcattGCTCTACCCTTAGTATTTTGCATGTAATTCAAGAACTCTATAATAGCTTCCTGACGGAAAACGTAATTAATTAGGATGGGTATCACTGATGAAAATGATGCacattgtaaatatttaatagtttcGGATGTTATCTTTTCGATATTTCTTGGCTTATCGTCGACCATaacacataaataataataatttatcaataacgTAACAACAccaatgaaaatattatagtACGACCCATAAAACGACATGCGGAATTTGATATTTGGATTAATAACTGTTTGATGTTCGTCAAATAAAAGCGAAAAATTAAACACCCAAGGTGCAACTCCGGCTGCTTTAAACACAATAAATGGTATCATTAACGAAATTCGGTAACAAGTGTTGTAAGAAGTCTGAATAAATCTGACACTGCGATTGCCGACGaaattttgttccattttcgagaaacttttttttttttctatgagaggtgaaatataatttaaaatgaaaaaaagctGTGGAACCTTGGGACTATTTATGACGACTgacaataaatgaaaaataatgtgaAGAATATATCGATTACAAAAAGCTATCGTGTTGCTAGTTGCGTGATCGTTAATtgttttttgcaatttacttatttgtaattttcatagctttaaaatttttgaatattttttttgttgaaaattattatttattaatttttttaaaaattgcttaataaattaatataaatatagggtagaagtactatttgtggccactgctccatttttggacatttaataatttattttaattaattaagaagtataaaataaaattttcattgcaaTATTGTGGTAAAAGTATCTTTGTacacattttcaaaattaattatgtcattacgtcttttacaaattattttattaaaattttttaattggccGAAACTCACCCTAAAGtagccaaaaacggtacctctaccttacactgtaaaaaatttcggtgtaaaaatggaccCGGAGAACTTAACACAGCTGTGTAGTGTGAAATAACGGTGTAAAATTctctcggtgtaaaaatggaccCGGAGAACTTAACACAGTTGTGTAGTGTGAAATAACGGTGTAAAATTCTCttggtgtaaaaatggacCCGGAGAACTTAACACAGCTGTGTAGTGTGAAATAACGGTGTAAAATTCTCTtggtgtaaattttccatccgtgttattttaacacggTGTAATCTACCTTTCTTACACCATTCCGTGTTACTCgttgtaattttgattaatgagcaacgaacgatcattgaatatttttaactacttaatcaataactacattaattttatttagggattaaataatattttaaacatttaaatatttttatgattaattttcttaacgcaaaattatcatgaCTTATACATTTACACGTTtggcggtgtaaaaatttgtaattcacactgcctaaatttaacaccgactttggtgtaatttttacaccgagacatttacactacactgggtccaaaaattttttacagtgtattaaatatgtattttgtGACTGCTATTTTTGAGATAATTTTCTAAGATTATCATCCCAAATTTTTTCGAGGCTCTTCCaacgtaaaataaaagaaaatatataaggaTGTTTTAGTCCTAAAATGTTAACATGGACATATCAATACAcactaatatttttatgaattaattttttttgcacgtataaaaaaaattatctatctTATAAATGTCACGTGATTCgattatgattttatttattatcatatcataatttaatcattaacTACCACAactagttttaaaaattcatcaaaatctaatcaaatttgaattttaaaattcgcgcgAAAAAATCCGTACTTGCGAATTTCAATGCGCATGCGCAAAGCGTAAGATTATTCTCAACGAATGCACCCAATATTCCTTAAGAACTCACTTGCACACGTGCTCGTTAGTaatctatatttatttcaaacatACACGCGCGaattattatgttattttacatttgttaaccgtataatttttcttttaaccaTTATTGTAATAGTGCATTCAACCCAAGAACATTAATATTCTGTTTCATAAAATACAtaagacatttttaaacatcCAACTCAAGATAACCTCTAATTTATTGTGTAAATTCAGTGAAATGATAAATACTTTCCATTTTACTGATTACAAGTGTTGATTTAATTGACTTTATTAATTCTGCAAATACtaatctcatatattttaattgtgaagtgataaatatattgtgctacaacaataaaaatattcacaatgGAATTATTAACAATCGAACTGCGGCCGCAAATTCAGTCAGGTTATGTATACATTTTGTTACAACCTAACATTTCAATGGAT
This window of the Microplitis mediator isolate UGA2020A chromosome 8, iyMicMedi2.1, whole genome shotgun sequence genome carries:
- the LOC130672760 gene encoding uncharacterized protein LOC130672760, with protein sequence MEQNFVGNRSVRFIQTSYNTCYRISLMIPFIVFKAAGVAPWVFNFSLLFDEHQTVINPNIKFRMSFYGSYYNIFIGVVTLLINYYYLCVMVDDKPRNIEKITSETIKYLQCASFSSVIPILINYVFRQEAIIEFLNYMQNTKGRAMKNSIYKLRNSYFAYFIFIINLITFIALVSINIMLQRFLMLLMLGMPSIAYNWMMIQGIMTLDLLIRRIETVKVTIMKMGNIKDGDEFSKDRVSKITFGRGSVNREVNNVKRAYIEISVMCENILMFYLLPVFFTLSYMGFMGTFMVYEMRNSVLGVKRLETLEMVLYGTWLIWMGCGITLLGINLLRAKAAQVKTKHYLAMLLKFDGIEDNLDNEPTAPSQARLDQEVEANNDIVSLDDSAPQYIGKASLNRF